One genomic region from Kamptonema formosum PCC 6407 encodes:
- a CDS encoding NADP-dependent isocitrate dehydrogenase gives MYEKITAPTTGSKITFKDGEPIVPDDPIIPFIRGDGTGVDLWPASQKVMDAAVETAYGGKKKINWFKIYAGDEACEVYGTYQYLPADTSNAIKEYGVAIKGPLTTPIGGGIRSLNVALRQNHDLYSCIRPCKYYPGTPSPHKTPELLDVIIYRENTEDIYLGIEWKEGSEIGNKLIALLNNELIPATPEHGKKQIPLDSGIGIKPISKKGSQRLIRRAIKHALRLPKAKQQVTLVHKGNIMKYTEGAFRDWGYELVKSEFRNECVTEMESWILSNKERNPEISLEDNARQIEPGYDALTPEKQAKICKDVEEVLSAIWESHGDGKWKEKIMVNDRIADSIFQQIQTRPAEYSILATMNLNGDYLSDAAAAIVGGLGMGPGANIGDECAIFEATHGTAPKHAGLDKVNPGSLILSGVMMLEYLGWQEAAELIKKGLAAAISNGEVTYDLARMMEPPVPELKCSEFADAIIKHFG, from the coding sequence ATGTACGAAAAAATTACAGCCCCTACAACTGGTTCTAAAATTACATTCAAAGATGGGGAGCCCATCGTCCCCGACGACCCAATTATTCCCTTCATTCGCGGCGACGGGACGGGTGTTGACCTTTGGCCTGCTTCCCAGAAAGTTATGGACGCTGCGGTAGAAACAGCTTACGGTGGGAAGAAAAAAATCAATTGGTTTAAGATTTATGCCGGTGATGAAGCTTGCGAAGTTTACGGTACTTACCAATATTTGCCCGCCGATACTAGCAATGCAATTAAAGAATATGGTGTAGCAATTAAGGGGCCCTTGACGACTCCTATCGGTGGGGGTATTCGTTCCCTGAATGTAGCTTTGCGGCAAAATCACGATCTTTATTCCTGCATTCGCCCTTGTAAATATTATCCGGGAACGCCTTCGCCGCACAAAACTCCTGAGTTGCTGGATGTGATTATTTACCGGGAAAATACAGAGGATATTTACCTGGGGATTGAGTGGAAAGAAGGCAGCGAAATCGGCAATAAATTAATTGCTTTGCTGAATAATGAGTTAATTCCGGCTACGCCTGAACATGGGAAAAAACAAATTCCTCTGGATTCGGGAATTGGGATTAAACCGATTAGTAAAAAAGGTTCTCAGCGGTTAATTCGTCGGGCAATTAAGCACGCTTTAAGGTTGCCCAAGGCTAAGCAGCAGGTGACTTTAGTGCATAAGGGCAACATTATGAAATACACTGAAGGTGCTTTTCGTGACTGGGGTTACGAATTGGTAAAGAGTGAGTTTCGCAATGAGTGCGTGACTGAGATGGAGTCTTGGATTCTGAGTAATAAGGAACGGAATCCTGAGATTAGTTTAGAAGATAATGCCCGTCAGATTGAACCGGGATATGATGCTTTAACTCCTGAAAAGCAAGCCAAGATTTGCAAAGATGTTGAGGAAGTTCTCTCGGCTATTTGGGAAAGTCATGGCGATGGGAAGTGGAAGGAAAAGATCATGGTCAATGACCGGATTGCTGATAGTATTTTCCAACAGATTCAAACGCGGCCGGCGGAGTATTCGATTCTGGCGACGATGAATTTGAATGGTGATTATTTATCGGATGCGGCGGCCGCAATTGTCGGCGGTTTAGGTATGGGGCCGGGGGCGAATATTGGGGATGAATGTGCAATTTTTGAGGCAACTCATGGGACTGCACCTAAACACGCGGGTTTAGATAAGGTTAATCCTGGTTCGCTGATTTTGTCGGGGGTGATGATGTTAGAATATCTCGGTTGGCAGGAGGCGGCTGAGTTGATTAAGAAGGGTTTGGCGGCGGCGATTTCTAATGGTGAAGTGACTTATGATTTGGCGCGAATGATGGAACCGCCTGTCCCTGAGTTGAAGTGTTCGGAGTTTGCGGATGCGATTATTAAGCATTTTGGTTAA
- the arsM gene encoding arsenosugar biosynthesis arsenite methyltransferase ArsM — MTYLETAAKFYSEVAETPQVGLCCVQSSPLQLPGLIIPQSMQEMNYGCGTTVHAAELVGKPVVLYVGVGGGLEALQFAYFSRRKAGVIVVEPVAAMREAAHRNLQLAAQDNDWFDPSFVEIREGDAFALPVADASVDVVAQNCLFNIFEPADLTKALKEAYRVLKPGGRLLMSDPIATRPIPQHLRDDERLRAMCLSGALTYDEYVQHLINVGFGQVEIRARRSYRLLDRVSYNLDADLLLESLDSVSFKVSIPDDGACVFTGKTAIYNGLEEFFDDGEGHILQRGVPAAVCDKTAGKLGALIQDRVLITDSTWHYSGGGCC; from the coding sequence ATGACCTATCTTGAAACTGCGGCAAAATTTTACAGTGAAGTTGCAGAAACTCCCCAAGTTGGACTTTGTTGCGTTCAAAGTAGTCCTTTGCAATTGCCAGGATTAATCATTCCTCAGTCAATGCAAGAGATGAATTATGGCTGTGGTACTACCGTCCACGCGGCGGAACTTGTAGGTAAACCAGTAGTTTTATATGTTGGTGTTGGCGGCGGTTTAGAAGCCTTGCAGTTTGCTTATTTTTCCCGGCGAAAAGCTGGAGTTATTGTTGTCGAACCTGTAGCCGCCATGCGAGAAGCTGCTCATCGTAACTTGCAACTTGCTGCTCAAGATAATGATTGGTTTGACCCTAGTTTTGTCGAAATTCGAGAAGGCGATGCTTTCGCTTTACCAGTAGCAGATGCTTCTGTAGATGTAGTAGCTCAAAATTGTCTATTTAATATCTTTGAACCTGCGGATTTAACTAAAGCTTTAAAAGAAGCTTATCGAGTATTAAAACCAGGTGGTAGATTGTTAATGAGCGATCCGATTGCTACTCGTCCTATTCCCCAACATTTGAGAGACGATGAACGATTGCGGGCGATGTGTTTATCGGGTGCTTTGACTTATGATGAATACGTACAACACCTGATTAATGTGGGTTTTGGTCAAGTGGAAATTAGGGCGCGGCGGTCTTATCGGTTATTGGATCGGGTGAGTTATAATTTAGATGCAGATTTGCTTTTAGAAAGTCTGGATTCTGTATCTTTTAAGGTATCAATTCCCGATGATGGGGCCTGTGTTTTTACGGGTAAAACAGCAATTTATAACGGGCTAGAAGAGTTTTTTGATGATGGAGAAGGTCATATACTTCAGCGGGGAGTTCCTGCGGCCGTGTGCGATAAAACTGCTGGGAAGTTAGGGGCGTTAATCCAGGATCGAGTGTTAATTACTGATTCAACTTGGCATTATAGTGGTGGGGGTTGTTGTTAG
- a CDS encoding MgtC/SapB family protein has translation MNSIFFNSSDWQSITFRLSVALLVGGAIGINRQQPGRPAGLRTFMIVSLGAAIFVMIPLQIDNENTSSSTNALSRTLQGVATGVGFLGAGIILQQNQNKFGRTQVKGLTSAATIWLAAGLGAAAGCGLWRISLIGTVFALGVLSGVKKLEKATLLRRPYTQNRIKTRVKEAPSSQDIQEK, from the coding sequence ATGAATTCAATATTTTTCAATTCTAGCGATTGGCAAAGTATAACTTTCAGGCTCAGTGTAGCTCTACTGGTCGGCGGCGCGATCGGCATTAACCGACAGCAACCAGGTAGACCGGCAGGCTTGAGAACTTTTATGATTGTAAGCTTAGGTGCAGCCATATTTGTCATGATTCCTTTGCAAATCGACAATGAAAATACCTCTTCCTCTACCAATGCTCTTAGCAGAACGCTCCAAGGTGTCGCTACAGGAGTAGGATTTCTAGGAGCCGGAATTATTCTCCAACAAAATCAGAATAAATTTGGTAGAACACAAGTTAAGGGGTTAACTTCCGCTGCTACAATTTGGCTAGCGGCTGGATTAGGAGCAGCCGCAGGTTGCGGTCTGTGGCGAATAAGCTTAATTGGAACAGTTTTTGCATTAGGAGTTCTCAGCGGAGTTAAGAAACTTGAGAAAGCTACTTTACTGCGCCGTCCTTATACTCAAAATCGCATCAAAACACGAGTGAAAGAAGCACCATCTAGCCAAGATATACAAGAGAAATAA
- a CDS encoding Gfo/Idh/MocA family protein, producing MSSTISIAVVGTGFGQKVHLPAFQAHPRTEVVAVYHRDLDKAKAIASANNIPYAANTIEDIVALPEVKAVAISTPPFLHSEMAKIVLQSGKHLLLEKPTTLTAIEARELYRMARAKACTATMDFEFRFIPAWQMLAELLAEEYVGEKRLIKIDWLVSSRADASRPWNWYAQKDKGGGVLGATGSHAFDYISWLFGPIRRLSGQLITGITSRPDPKDGGKLKTVDADDSCTLMLELADGTPCQVCLSSVTYQGRGHWVEVYGSNGTLVLGSDNQQDYVHGFRLWGSKGGESLAEIKVPERLEFPQVYPDGRIAAFMRVVDKWVEAIDAGKSLVPSLKEGVYSQLLMDLTHESNVTGTWVDVPDLDKFLAGG from the coding sequence ATGTCATCTACCATTAGTATTGCCGTTGTAGGCACTGGCTTCGGTCAAAAAGTACATTTACCCGCATTTCAAGCACATCCACGAACGGAAGTTGTAGCTGTTTATCATCGAGATTTAGATAAGGCGAAGGCGATCGCATCTGCTAACAATATACCTTATGCTGCTAATACGATAGAAGATATAGTGGCTTTGCCTGAAGTCAAGGCAGTGGCAATTTCAACGCCACCATTTTTGCATTCTGAAATGGCAAAAATAGTATTGCAATCTGGCAAGCATTTGTTACTCGAAAAGCCAACAACTTTGACAGCAATTGAAGCTAGAGAATTGTACCGAATGGCAAGAGCAAAAGCTTGTACGGCAACGATGGATTTTGAGTTTCGGTTCATCCCAGCTTGGCAAATGCTAGCAGAATTGTTAGCAGAGGAATATGTAGGAGAAAAGCGGTTAATTAAAATTGATTGGTTAGTATCGAGTCGCGCCGATGCTTCTCGCCCTTGGAATTGGTACGCGCAAAAAGATAAAGGCGGCGGTGTGTTAGGGGCGACGGGTTCCCATGCTTTTGATTATATTAGTTGGCTTTTTGGCCCGATTCGGCGATTATCGGGGCAATTAATTACAGGCATTACCTCGCGCCCAGATCCCAAAGATGGCGGTAAATTAAAAACTGTTGATGCTGATGATTCTTGTACTTTAATGTTGGAATTAGCAGACGGAACGCCTTGTCAAGTTTGTCTGAGTTCTGTTACTTATCAAGGGCGCGGGCATTGGGTAGAGGTTTATGGAAGTAATGGAACGTTAGTTTTAGGTAGCGATAATCAACAGGATTATGTACACGGTTTTCGTCTGTGGGGAAGTAAAGGAGGAGAATCTTTAGCGGAGATTAAAGTTCCTGAAAGGTTGGAGTTTCCGCAAGTTTATCCTGATGGTAGAATTGCAGCATTTATGCGGGTAGTCGATAAGTGGGTTGAGGCAATAGATGCTGGCAAATCATTAGTTCCTTCTTTGAAAGAGGGGGTTTATTCTCAATTGTTGATGGATTTGACCCACGAATCGAATGTAACTGGGACTTGGGTGGATGTGCCGGATTTAGATAAGTTTTTGGCTGGTGGGTAA
- the rpsN gene encoding 30S ribosomal protein S14, producing MAKKSMIEREKRRQKLVDKYAAQREDLKEQFRVAGSQMEKVAIHRQIQQLPRNSCPTRLRNRCWATGRPRGYYRDFGLSRHVIREMAHQGLLPGVVKSSW from the coding sequence ATGGCTAAAAAGAGCATGATCGAGCGCGAAAAAAGACGGCAGAAGCTCGTAGATAAGTACGCCGCCCAGCGGGAAGACCTCAAGGAGCAATTCCGTGTCGCAGGCTCGCAGATGGAGAAAGTTGCTATCCATCGCCAAATTCAACAACTACCCCGGAACAGTTGTCCGACTCGCTTGCGGAATCGCTGCTGGGCTACGGGACGACCCAGAGGTTATTACCGGGACTTCGGCTTATCTCGGCACGTCATTCGCGAAATGGCTCACCAAGGTCTTCTTCCAGGTGTTGTCAAGTCAAGCTGGTAG